The following coding sequences are from one Camarhynchus parvulus chromosome 1, STF_HiC, whole genome shotgun sequence window:
- the FKBP4 gene encoding peptidyl-prolyl cis-trans isomerase FKBP4, protein MTAEEMKADGAPLEGVDITPKQDEGVLKVVKREGSGTESPMIGDKVTVHYTGWLLDGTKFDSSLDRKDKFSFDLGKGEVIKAWDIAVATMKIGEICRITCKPEYAYGSAGSPPKIPPNATLIFEIELFEFKGEDLTDEEDGGIIRRIRKKGEGYSRPNEDALVEIQFEGRHGDRVFDKRELRFEIGEGENFDIPHGLEKAIQKMEKSEESVFYLKPSYGFGSAGNEKFKIPPDAELQYEVKLKSFEKAKESWEMNTDEKLEQSSIVKERGTQYFKEGKYKRAALQYKKIVSWLEHESGLSEEEESKAKSLRLAAHLNLAMCHLKLKEYSQALENCNKALELDSNNEKGLFRRGEAHLAVNDFELARADFQKVIQLYPSNKAAKVQLVTCQQKIREQHEKEKKMYANMFQRLADKDLKSSATLQTSHAEDAEMKDAQNGVEDKSEVEAEA, encoded by the exons ATGACGGCGGAGGAGATGAAAGCGGACGGGGCTCCCCTGGAAGGGGTGGACATCACTCCCAAGCAGGATGAGGGCGTCCTCAAG GTTGTCAAGAGAGAAGGCAGTGGGACAGAGTCTCCGATGATAGGTGATAAGGTGACTGTCCATTACACGGGGTGGCTTCTCGATGGCACAAAATTTGACTCCAGTCTGGacagaaaagacaaattctCATTTGACTTGGGGAAAG GTGAGGTGATCAAAGCATGGGACATTGCTGTGGCCACTATGAAGATTGGTGAAATCTGTCGGATTACGTGTAAACCAGAATATGCCTATGGCTCAGCTGGGAGCCCTCCAAAGATACCTCCCAATGCTACACTGATTTTTGAG ATAGAACTTTTTGAGTTCAAGGGGGAGGACCTCACTGATGAAGAAGATGGTGGCATCATCCGAAGAATCCGTAAAAAAGGGGAGGGGTACTCCAGGCCCAATGAGGATGCTCTTGTAGAGA TCCAGTTTGAAGGCCGACACGGTGATCGTGTTTTTGACAAGCGGGAATTGCGGTTTGAGATTGGAGAAGGTGAAAACTTCGATATTCCTCATGGGCTGGAGAAAGCAATTCAAAAAATGGAGAAATCAGAGGAATCTGTGTTCTATCTCAAGCCCAG CTATGGTTTTGGAAGTGCTGGGAATGAGAAATTTAAGATCCCTCcagatgcagagctgcagtATGAAGTGAAACTCAAAAGCTTTGAAAAG GCTAAGGAGTCCTGGGAAATGAACACAGATGAGAAGTTGGAACAGAGCTCTATCGTGAAGGAGAGAGGCACTCAGTACTTCAAG GAGGGGAAATACAAGCGGGCAGCATTACAGTATAAGAAGATTGTGTCGTGGCTGGAGCACGAGTCGGGACTCTCCGAGGAGGAGGAATCAAAAGCCAAAAGCCTGAGGCTTGCTGCCCACCTTAACTTAGCTATGTGCCATCTCAAGCTAAAGGAATACTCCCAGGCTTTGGAGAACTGCAACAAG GCACTAGAACTGGATAGCAACAATGAAAAAGGCCTTTTCCGGCGGGGAGAAGCTCACTTGGCTGTCAATGACTTTGAGTTGGCCCGAGCAGATTTCCAGAAAGTGATACAACTTTATCCAAGTAACAAAGCTGCCAAAGTGCAACTGGTGACTTGTCAGCAGAAAATCCGGGAGCAGcatgagaaagagaagaagatgTATGCCAACATGTTCCAAAGGCTTGCAGACAAAGACTTAAAG TCATCTGCTACTCTTCAGACAAGCCACGCTGAAGATGCAGAAATGAAAGATGCACAGAATGGAGTTGAAGATAAATCAGAAGTTGAAGCAGAAGCATAA